From the Argentina anserina chromosome 3, drPotAnse1.1, whole genome shotgun sequence genome, the window AATCTCCAGCTTCACACATATTTGACCCTTTCAAAGCTAGCTTTAAGATGTGTAAGGGATGACGATTGCATATCCCCACAGCTTCCAGATATTTGATGACATAAAATGCACAAGAGAATAGACTTTGGAACCAAATTTCACTACAGATGTAACATATTGGTATCATAAAAACAATTGATTTGAGGAGAGCCTCAAACcaatgaaaaaaatagaaacttgtTCTATGACATGAATATACAGAAAGCAATCCCTGTAAAAAAGAATGTACAGAACAAAACAAATTAATGAACAAAAGGCAATGAATGGAATGAGCCTGTCTGGCTGACTGACTGACTGTGAGTGTGCTTATTGTATTGAGTTTCGATCTTCTTTTCTGGATTCTAAATCTTTCCAAAACTATGCAGCTGATGTAGATTTTGCAGAGTGATCAACACAGCAATGATTCGAAAAATGCATCGTCTCTCGGCTCGTCCTTGGTTTTAGAGAACATGGTGTTGTCATTGAGCTGTGTTTGGTTCATGTATGACCCCATGGAGTTGTCGAACCCTGCGAATCCGTAACTTGCCGGACTCTGCAACATCTCGAGAGTAAAAGGTGCTTGTCCTTCTGATGATGGTAGCCTTAGATTTTGAAGAGGGTTGTTGTTAGCAGCACTGTTAGTACTGTGATGGATCGTAGACCTCATTGCTGAGGCTACATTGTGGTTGTTCATCATGTTGTTGTTGGTATTGTTGCTTGGTAAAGCCCGGTTGGCAGAACCACTGCCACGAGCTGCAGGAACATCGTGGTTGTGCTTCCCTTCGTAGGTTGTGATCACGGCTCTAAGATCATGCGAAGCTCGCTCTACGTGCTTCCGCACTGGACAGCCTGGATTTGTGCACTTGTAGTAGCTCCTGCATTGATACAAATAAACAACAACCCGATTTAGCAAACAAGCATTTCAGTTTGTTCGCAAGTTTATAACACTTAAACTCTAGTTTCTGGTCTAAAGAACTCAATTTGATCAAATACAACGTATAAGGTAAAATAATTTCCCAGCAAataattctttaaaatgaatGTGTCTTATCAACAAGAAAAGAACCCACTTTGTTTTCCATGAAAGGTATCTGGGGCATAAGAGCCTGATATAGAAAAGGTTTACATTCTTTACTTCAATAATCTTATTGAACTCCAAAAGTGATCTATCTTTCAAAACGTTTTGAAGAAGATCATAATTAAAGGGAGCAATTTACCTTGGATTTGGGTTGCCCTTTACTACTTTCTGTCCATACTTCCTCCACCTATACCCATCATCAAGAATATCAATGTCACTAGTTGTTTGAACTACAACTCTTGGTTCTCTCACTGTTCTACTTCCAGGTGCTGATATACATTCATTATCACCTTTTTTCCTgcacataaaatggaaaatcAAGATCTATTTATAACAAaaaattacacaaatgacTCTATGAATATACACCAAAACATGAATGATTGAACTAAGCAAACTGAAAATTTACCATCTTTTGGCATTAGGCTCATCTTCATCATACTCATCCCCTCCTCCTGATTTGCTTCTCTGGGAGCTCTGATCAAATTCATCATCCCCTACAGAAAGGGATGAATTCTCCGGTGTTCCATTGGAGTTATCCATTTGTGAATTCCCATGAGAGCCGAAAGACTGATCGGCGATGTCATTGGTGTTGTGACTGGAAGCCTGAATTGCATGGGAGGAAGCCGCTGACGAACCCAACCGCCTAGTATTCTGTGGCTTGGGATGGTTATGAGTACCCTTGTAAACTATCTCAGTGATTTGTCCATCCAAAGACCTCTCAACCTTCTTCTTGGTAGGGCAATTTGGATAAGTACACTTGTAATAGCTTCGCGGATTTTCGCTTcccttcacttgtttctgGCCATATTTCCTCCAATTGAACCCATCATCTGATCTCCTGTTCAAGCACTGATGAGATTGGAGCTGGTTGTTGTGGTTGCTGCTGTTGTTATTGTTATTGTAGTTGCTATACTGATCAGATTGGAAACCACCATTGCTGTTGGCCTGAGCATTATTGCCTTGCATATTGGTGGCCATTTCAGAAGAGAAGCTCTGCACTGAAGAACCATACTCAGATTTCACCACACTCTTCCCTGAAGAAAACTCATCTTGTTTGGCAGGTCCTAGATAGTTATTCCAAGCTTGTTCTTGAGCCTGCAACACAGCATTTCCATTAGCCAGAATAACCAACCAAGCCGAAAACAGAAcaccataaaaaaaaacagaggagATCTCTGCGTAATCTCATCAAACACATTACATACAGTCTGAATTGAGCTGTCTGAGGATTGGAAAATGGTTGATGATGAAGTTGGAGGAGGCCTGGTTTGGGTTTGGAAGGAGAAATCAGAGTAGTTCTTGCGCTCCTGTTTAAGACTCtggttgttgttgttattgttgttAGTACCAGAACCAGAATTGGTTCTCCAATTAAAGGCTTGAGCTGCAAAACTCCCAGTAGTTGGAGATGGAAGAATCTGCCCATTATAACAAGACCACCACACCCACAAAAATGGAAAATCTCATGAGTGCATAATCATGAAGCGAAACAAAATTTCAGAAACATATATGGTAAGATTCAATCCCAGACAAAATTAGCCCCCAATAAATCAGCCTACTAATCACAAAAGACCTCTCATTTTTAGCAAACTCAAAAACAGGTAAACTTTGACTTTACTatgaaaccaaaccaaaccataTATTATCCCCCCACATCATATTGGTCTAACACCAAAAACATCGTCATATGATCTCAAGAACATGTCGAGTTTGGAAATAAGACAACAACGTTGTTGTTCCGGAGATTCTACTCACGTTGGAAGAGCTGAGGAGAACAGGAGAGTCGAGAAGCTCGGCGGGGCTCATGCCAGGAGGGATGGCGAAGTAGGAAGAGGGAGAGACGGAGGGAGGCGAAATGGGGAGCTGGGGAGGCGGAAGTGACTTGAACTTGGGGACACCCGACCCGGTACGCTCGGCAATACGATCCGAAAGCCCGTACCCGGAGTTCCGGGTTGTTGGGTTTGTTTTGGTGTCGGCGCCGGATGACAGGAGGTCGGAGAAGGAGGTGGTCATGAAGGGGTGAGTGGGGAAGGTGAAGTTGGTGGGTTGGGAGTTTGCAGAGGTGTCTAGGCTCCCGGAGGAGGAGGCCATAAAAGAGAGGAAAGAGGTTGGTTTAGTAAAGAGAGAGCTTGGGGATGAAACTATGAATatataagagagagagagagagagagagagagagagagagagagagagagagagagagagtcacgTATGGCACAAGCTAGGCTCGTTCTTCTTCTTTCGCTCGCTGTGTTTCTCTCTATTGCGGAGCTTTCTGAGAAGCTGGGCCTCCATGGGGGGAAGCTTTGACCGTTGAATTTGTTTTtggtgctttttttttttttacaatgttTTTTTGTGGAAAGAAGAAAGGAGAGGTTTTTTTAGTTGGGGATGTTTATTTTGTGGGGAGTGGTCAAAGCTCGTGGATTTGACTGATTGGCGGCGAAGGGTTTTGGTTTTCCATGAGTGCAATACCGTGTGTGTAGGTTTCATTATGATGGATTGAAATCCAACTTATCAACTCATTATCTAAATGGCCTAATTTTACTCAAAAATCTAAATGgcctaattttttttgagaaaattgcATTTTCTATGAGAGATCTAGATAAGACCTAATTGGctaattgaaatcaaactcGTGGGTGACTGTAAAAGTTAGTTTGAATTCTGTTAATGAGTATTTGAGTTTGTCGACATTCTTTTTACGAAGATAATAACAGAGAAGGTGTAGTAGTTCATCTGTGCTGgactattacaatttgtacATATGTGATCTGTTAGGCTGAATTGATGATCCTATGATTTACGAGGGGCGCACTGGCCATTATTGAATAGCTAATGAGTCTTTAAGACTATAATCGACTACCCATTATTTTtggaaataaatgaaaaaagagGGGAGACTCATTTAGGTATGGGTAGCCTACGTACACTTGATTAGGTAAGTCGGTTGATAGCTCGGGCCTTTCCTAGCTACATTGACTACATTAATGACTAAGTAAGAACCTGAAAAACTAATTTGATCATGGACTCTATACAAAGACAAAGAGTTACAAAGAGTTAACTATGAAGGCAAGGGAGTTATCATTCATGTTCAGACACGAAAACAAAACTTATCAGCTGGTTAAGTTAGCATTGATCAATTAGGATATTATTTTCTTGTCATTCGTCTGATAGCTTCATCTGATTTAAATTcgattttcttttctattattGAAAAGTTGAAGGTGGACTAGATTTCAGTAACATGGAATATTATGTGATATATGTACCGTGTGTGTATGGTATGAAATTGGAGCTGCACATGAAATGCGCCAGATCCATGATGAGGATcattgatgttgttgttgttgttgttgagaagTTTGATATTGTTAACATGATAGAAAGCAATATAGATGGAATGAGTATGATATTCAGCGAGGTTGTGTCTTTTGTAAAAGTCAATTTGCAGTTTTGTGCTGTTAGTTACTGCTATATAAttaatgattaacatattaCATATATGCTTGTTGATCTTCTTATTATTAATACTCGTTGGGTTTGCGCCTCATGGATGTTCTTATTTACACTTTTAAGCTGTCCATTTAGGCTTAAAACTAATATAGGAGGAGTGGAATAAGAACTGAACGCTGAAAATGTAGCTAGTGTCGGCATCATGAGCTTTATCTTTTAAGGTGTCAAGTGGCGAAGGTAATGGTGGGATATTTATGAAAGATCTAGCTAATGTACAATAATATGTATCATCTAGAAGATGCATGACTCTTGGTTTTTTTCTTGCTAAAAAGGACATGATCGATGCATTTCCCATCTGGAAGTGATTGAGCATCTAAAAATCTTTGTGGAAAAAGATACCTCGATCTCTTACGTGGGAATGTGAGACCAAGTCTCTACATGCATAGTCTTCTCATTCTTGGCACCGTACAATAAGTTCAAACTGCTTTTTTAACTTCGACTTGTTTCCGGTTTGTATTTAACTTCTCATCTAATAAACTCCAAAAATCAATCGAAATATATAGAGCAACGTACTTAACCATTAAGCAAATATGGAATTAGCTGCGGTGGCCGATTACATATATTGATAACGAACTAAAAAACGTTAATTATAAACAAAAGTCTCTTCCCTCTCTCGCTTTCTCTGATCTCTTAGCTTGCGAGCTAAGGTTAGAGTTCCTTAAATCTGTTGGATTTGATAATCAACGTACGTAAGTGGGAGAAATGTGTTATGACCCTTGGATTTGTTGATAATAGTGTGGTATGACCTAGCTAATTAACAAATTAAGGAAACCATAACTTAATTAGCTGCAAAGTTCACTCGGtgtgaaaattttaaatcaaCATTTTGACCTTACAAATACTCTATACCCTTAAAATGGGTTGGTAGCTAGCTAGAACTGATGTTTGAAGCATGACTTTGTATATGTTATTTGGGGTTCAACTATTACGGGATTTGCTATCGAAGAGATCAGTCGCACATATGGTGAATCAAACAGCAGCAACCGAGTCTAATCACTCTAATGTTTGCAATGCATGTTCACTGATATCATCAGTAAACACTAACTCACTAACCACGATGGTTTGACCTAGTTGATCAAAACCAAGGAAAATGATTAACTTATAGCTTAGTGGGTGATGGATATGGACTCGATCAACTCTCTTCATCTTTGACCTTTTTTATATCTTATAATGGGATTTTGGCTGCTATAAATGCTAAAATGCATGGCATATATGCTTGACTTCCATGATAATTgatgttttagtgttttactAGCATCGAATCTTGCTATCAAAACTTTAGCCAATCAAAAATTCTAATACATTAATTAAGAGCTAGCTAGCTCTCTGTTATACATATGCATGTAGAAACCGAATCTTAAAAAACTGTTACCAATTAACTGTATCTTACCAATTAGATGTACAGTTTTGATGGACCACAAATACATGACAAGGATGTGGAAAATGTACGGTACCATGTTAGAACTAAAGGTTTAAGGTAAATAAAACACAGATTTTAAGCATCTATTGCTTGGAAATTCTATAGTTTTTGATAAATAACTTGTAACATCGTTGAAGCTAGTTAAATGATACGTTTAGTGCCAAAGATATATGACTAACTTTGAGAGGGATCAACGTTCTTCATTTTTGACCTTGATATAGTTATACCCTTTATTAATGGGTTGGTAGCTTGAAATAGCATTTGATATATGCATGACTTAATTTACAAGATAATCCACGCTCAATAAGTACTTAAATTCACCAACAAGAAGTTGAGTCGCAGATATCTTGAACATGCTAAGAGAATCTGGAGCAAAACTTAAGTCTTAATATTATACCCCAAATTGATACCAGGAGCGTATTTAGGGTTTGGATAATTGGTGGTAAAGAATAGACCAATACGACAAAATTGCATTCAAAGTCAATATTTTCCCATGCTGACGTAAAGAATAGACCAATACGACAAAATTGCATTCAAAGTCAATATTTTCCCATGCTGACGTATAAGAAAGAGAGTGTGCACGTCACCACTGTGCACTGCCGTGTATGGCTCGCACATTTCACACGTGAGCCAGTGCGTAAAATGCACGCGGGATTCTGATTGGCCTGTCCCCATCAGACGGGTTACTTGCACATCTCGTGTTTCTTTTGCTCCACTCGTCTACTCACGGCCACAAATTTCTCCGccaatttattttttctttatgatatttaaaattttggaGGAGATCTCATAATTAGtttgtaaataaatttatcaATCACTATTTATTTGTCAACTATTTTAAATTAGTGTCATGTATCTTTTCTTAATtcatatttagataataattgaACAATTGGACACATAACATGATTTAGAATGGTGAGCACAAATTAGGCAAATAAAAAGTGATAGACAAATTTATTTCCGAGTTAACTTGGGATTTTCTCTAATTATATTCAGAATTCTATATTTCATGATTTTTCCAGATAAttcccaaaaataaataatagttTTTCGAAACTTCATAGACAAGACGTAATTGATCAACCCGGCGAAAAGATACGTACGAAAAATTGTGGGAAATGACCAACTAAAAatagacaaaactcgttaaaGATACATACACTTGAAGCATTGGTCACCAATCTCATCTTGTTTGCCTACAAAAGCAGACAGAGCACAGCAAGCTGAATGTGGCTGGGAAGTTTGGTGAAAGTTATAGGTAGAGTAGCTGGGAAGTTTGTCACACTTGAAAACTTCAATGAAATACACAATCACATCCACGCTAGTCCAACTCTTAAAACTTAAAAGGACTTGAAGGGCTTGTTGGCCCCTTCTAAATTCTAATCCTATATTTGTCTGGGTGTTTCCTTTTCCTCCCAACCTATGTAGCTTCACCCTACAGGAGATCTTCCTACAAGCAGTTGCCATCCCTTTGGATCTATCTCCACCTGAGAACAAACACAAGAATTAATAGATTAACAAATTTATACGAATGATCTTGCTGTAATCTTCCATGTTATTCAGAAGAATATGCAGATGTCCATCCGATACACATGACTGTGCAATAACTACCAAGCTCATCTCCTGTGTTAGCTCTAGCAGATGCAAGGTGCGTGATAATCTGATGATAATGAGTTCGAGTGGAGATATTAAGGAATTTTCAGCTGATTGCAATCACCTAAAACTTTTCAAGTCTAACTTAACATCATTTGCACCAAACAACTATAGCAAATGTAGTTGACGAACAATCTGACCTCCGTAAGAGAAGCAAGTTATTTCTCAATAACACATCAATTGCATTGTTACAGGATAATACGGTGCTGTGCTAGAATTGGGAAGAATAGAGTACCTGGAATGCTTTGTCCCTCCAATGAAACACACAACCACGGCCTTCCATGTActcaaaaatatattttggaaGCAGAGGCTTCAAGGATGTGTGAAGCTTAACTTTTGTTAAGCCTCTACATGCCAGTAGGGCAGCAGCGAGGCCGTTTGGACTCAATCCTGTCAAGTGCAAAATAGTTATGTTCTGAAGGCGGTTGATGTTGGCGAGAGATAACAACCCCACATCTGTGACCGAACAATAGGACAAGTTTATCTGCAACATCAAGAAATGAATACTAGTTTTTAGATTAGCAACTTCAGTGTTCCAGAAAGTATGGAAGTAAAAACTACCTGTCTGAGATTACGGCAAAATTGACCAAGTGTAAGCATGCCGTTATCATTGATACTGAAGCACTTCTTTATGTCTAGCACTGCTAGTTGCCTACATCCCCTGGCTAAAGCTGAAAGGCCAACTGTCGAGATAGAAGGACATGCTCGAAGTTCAAGTATCTTTAGTCTTAGACACGCTGACAATGATATTAATGAAGAGTctgtgattttattattataagcAATGTTGATCATCTGCAGATCAGGACAACCCTGAGCTATTTTTGCAATGCCCGCATCAGTTACTCCGAGTGACCTACAGAAGATAAGAACCATTCAGAGGCAATTTGACATAGCATTATTCATTCAGAGCTACCTGACTTCATATGCCAGTAGAACATTCAGAAGAGGATTAGGCTTTTAAGTAATTTCATCAAGACTTTAGTTTTAGTAACTATAGCCGAAGTCATATAGAGGATTCTTCAAGACAAATATCTATCAGGTATAGGTAGTTGTAAATCTTCATAAAGCCACTAACCTATACAAATCAAGCTCTTTCAGCTTTCGACAGCCACTTCCTACATGGATAAGTCCTTCATCCGTAATGTTTAAGCAGATACCCAACTTTAGATTACAGAGTTTGGAACATCTTGAGATGGACATTAAGCCTGCACAAGTTTAGTAGCATTTAAATATTAGCAGatagaaaattacattactCTACcagaaaataacaaaaaagcaCTCAGGTAGATTAAAATGCTAAGTTTAGTCAAAaccttcatcatcaatttcgTTATCTGTGACATCCAATTCCTCCAAGAATTGGCAACGCTGTCCAATCAACAGGAAAGCTTCTTTAGAAACCAGGCTACAGGATTCCATCCTCAGGGAAGTAAGGACTGTGCATGattttgttatgcaatctATAGCGGCAGAAGATATTTTGCGGCAGCATGTGATGTCTAATTTCAGCAACTGCCTGTGTGCTTGCACAAGGAAGGAGAGGCACTCATCTGTCACTCCTGTGCATTTACTTAAGCTCAGCTCTCTCAATGAGGCACACCAACTTCCAATAGCTTTAGTCCCAGAACTTGTAACCAAACAACCATCTAGTCTAATTGATTTCAACCTCGAATAATTAAGGAGGCATTTCCCCAAGTCGGTAGTAACCTAAACCCCAGTTATAAATGTCATCAAAGCGTTTCGTTAGTACTGAATAAATTACTAAAATGATCACAGAAATTGAGACTTACAGAAGGACCATATGATAAGACAAGCTGCTCTAGGTTTTCAGCACCATTTGTCAGTGAAGACAAACCCAGGTGACTAACATTCTGACATTTTGACAAATTAAGCATCTGTACAGTAGCACATTATCAAAAATTGATTATGACTACAGTTGAAAACTTGAAAAGGGGTTAACTAAAACTTCAGAAGTAAAGAGTAAGTATTGGAGAAAATTCAATGGATATGAATTGGGGATACACTTATACACCATTAAGTATGTTACAGAGATGGGGATCAAAGAAGCCAAAAACAATCATATATGTTTCTGACAGGAATTGTCTTGATGTTTAAGGTATCATTAAATTACTGAAGAGTACCTTGAGCGAGGTGCGACTATGTTTGAGGCTAATAAGGCCATCATCATCGATTCCAAGGCATCCTTCAAGTACCAAATCTTCAAGATGTTGTAGTTCCAGGATAGGTGGAAGACATTTTTCCGTGATCTGCAGTAAAAATCTAGCATGCATCAAATTCAAACTTAAATTCATAAAACAATTCATATATCAATCTCCAAAAGGTGCTCAATTAGAATCATATACGACCCAATCAGCTGAATCAGGCATGCAT encodes:
- the LOC126789323 gene encoding WRKY transcription factor WRKY24: MASSSGSLDTSANSQPTNFTFPTHPFMTTSFSDLLSSGADTKTNPTTRNSGYGLSDRIAERTGSGVPKFKSLPPPQLPISPPSVSPSSYFAIPPGMSPAELLDSPVLLSSSNILPSPTTGSFAAQAFNWRTNSGSGTNNNNNNNQSLKQERKNYSDFSFQTQTRPPPTSSSTIFQSSDSSIQTAQEQAWNNYLGPAKQDEFSSGKSVVKSEYGSSVQSFSSEMATNMQGNNAQANSNGGFQSDQYSNYNNNNNSSNHNNQLQSHQCLNRRSDDGFNWRKYGQKQVKGSENPRSYYKCTYPNCPTKKKVERSLDGQITEIVYKGTHNHPKPQNTRRLGSSAASSHAIQASSHNTNDIADQSFGSHGNSQMDNSNGTPENSSLSVGDDEFDQSSQRSKSGGGDEYDEDEPNAKRWKKGDNECISAPGSRTVREPRVVVQTTSDIDILDDGYRWRKYGQKVVKGNPNPRSYYKCTNPGCPVRKHVERASHDLRAVITTYEGKHNHDVPAARGSGSANRALPSNNTNNNMMNNHNVASAMRSTIHHSTNSAANNNPLQNLRLPSSEGQAPFTLEMLQSPASYGFAGFDNSMGSYMNQTQLNDNTMFSKTKDEPRDDAFFESLLC
- the LOC126789322 gene encoding F-box/LRR-repeat protein 3-like — encoded protein: MKKPTSDAVMANPFDLFTEEIIHAILDHLNVEPFSKKSFSLCCKSFYFIESRHRKSLTPLRSDLLHRTLHRYPSISHLDLTLCPRVSDATLASVAATWNETLRSVNLSRSRDFGSIGMRAMAAGCSGLVEIDVSNARELTDAGAKAIGEAKNLEKLVMARCKLVSDIGIGCIAVGCRKLNVLCLRWCLRVTDLGVGLIAVKCKQLRSLDLSCLPITEKCLPPILELQHLEDLVLEGCLGIDDDGLISLKHSRTSLKMLNLSKCQNVSHLGLSSLTNGAENLEQLVLSYGPSVTTDLGKCLLNYSRLKSIRLDGCLVTSSGTKAIGSWCASLRELSLSKCTGVTDECLSFLVQAHRQLLKLDITCCRKISSAAIDCITKSCTVLTSLRMESCSLVSKEAFLLIGQRCQFLEELDVTDNEIDDEGLMSISRCSKLCNLKLGICLNITDEGLIHVGSGCRKLKELDLYRSLGVTDAGIAKIAQGCPDLQMINIAYNNKITDSSLISLSACLRLKILELRACPSISTVGLSALARGCRQLAVLDIKKCFSINDNGMLTLGQFCRNLRQINLSYCSVTDVGLLSLANINRLQNITILHLTGLSPNGLAAALLACRGLTKVKLHTSLKPLLPKYIFEYMEGRGCVFHWRDKAFQVEIDPKGWQLLVGRSPVG